The Solibacillus sp. FSL W7-1464 genome contains a region encoding:
- a CDS encoding KGG domain-containing protein, which translates to MANNNKRNQNQNDGSMTVQEAGRKGGEATSNNHGREFYEEIGRKGGEASSGNNQSGNNNNNNNSGKMSREEAGRKGGEASRRNNNSNNSNNKNNKNNS; encoded by the coding sequence ATGGCTAACAACAACAAACGTAATCAGAATCAGAATGACGGATCAATGACGGTTCAAGAAGCGGGTCGTAAAGGCGGAGAAGCTACATCTAATAACCATGGTAGAGAATTTTACGAAGAAATCGGCCGTAAAGGTGGAGAAGCGAGCAGCGGAAACAACCAAAGCGGTAATAACAACAATAATAACAACAGCGGCAAAATGAGCCGTGAAGAAGCTGGACGTAAAGGCGGAGAAGCAAGCCGCAGAAATAATAACAGCAACAATTCCAACAATAAAAACAACAAAAAT